The DNA region TCAGAAAGGGGATCAACAGACGGCTCGACATCACAGACCATTCCTACTCGTATTTTACAATAGCCGACTTCGGATGCTCCTCCGGCCCCAACACCATTCTTGCTGTAGATATCATCATCCAAGCCCTCGACGACAAGTTCAGCTCTTCTCTGCCTAATAACACTACTCCTCAGTTTCAAGTCTACTTTAACGACGTCTCCCACACTGATTTTAATGCACTCTTTGCTTTGCTTCCTCCTCAAGGCCCCTACTTCGCTGCAGGCGTCCCCGGTTCTTTTTATGGAAACTTGTTTCCCAAGGCACATCTCAACTTGGCCTATTCATCTTGCGCCCTCTGTTGGCTCTCCGACTTGCCACCGGAGCTAACTGACACAAGCTCTCCTGCTTACAACAGAGGCAAGATTCACTACACGGGAGCTTCAGCAGAGGTTGCACGAGCCTACTCCTGTCAGTACAGGAAggatatcaatttatttttgcatGCCAGGTCACAGGAGCTCGCAGAAAACGGGTTGATGGCACTGATTGTGCCCGGTGTACCAGATGGTTTTCTCGATTGTCAGGAGGCTTCAACGGGATCCGAGTTCGATTTGTTGGGTTCATGCCTCATGGACATGGCCAGAGAGGTACTTGGTGGTTTTCCGTAAGAAATAAGAACGCATGATGACAGGTTAAAATAACCTAAACTACTTTTCTGTGCAGGGAAGAataaaggaggaggaggtggacaGTTTCAACCTTCCCATATATTACTCAACCCCAAAGGAACTGGAAGACATCATCAAAAGCAACGGAGAGTtgaaaattgataaaatagaGACACTGGGGAGCATTGGCGCGCAAGGGACTATGCCTGACCTCGAGTCGAGGGTTCTGTACCTGAGAGCGGTGCTGGAAGGTCTCGTTCGCACCCACTTTGGCCACCAAATCCTCGACGATCTGTTTGATCGCTACGCCCTCAAACTTGCTCATTCTTCTTTCATCCTCCAGCCTCAAACCCATAGATCCATCATGATCTTTGCCCTTCTCAGTCGCTGTTATGACATCTGATATACGTTCTCTATTATGCAATCCATAAGGAATGATTTAccattatctatatatatatgaataatgtGCTTTACACAACTTTCATCCATCATATCATCTCTACTTTGAATGAAGAATTTGAGTcactattaaacaaaaattcaatttcattCAAGAAACATATCAAAGGGATAGATACCCATCAAGTACTCACAGAAAACACAACAATAGGAATATAAAACCACACTTTATTTCTCCCAATGTAACTTATTGCCTGTAGTATCCACCACCTTGGTGAGGAGGCGGGTACGGGCTCTGGCCGGGATAAGGAGGTCGAGGCTGCTGTCCCTGGTGGTCATAGTACGAGCCTTGTTGCCATGATGGAGGTTGTTGCTGGGTCTGAGGAGGGTACGGTTGTGGTGGCGCTTGGCCATGAGGAGTATGGTAAGGCGGAGGTGGACCGTAGGGTGGGATTGTGTAGCCAGGCCTTGACATTTGCTCAGGTGGTCTATAGTATGGTGCATGTGGGTGAGGATGAGATGGATTCTGAGTTTCTGGTGGAGGAGGCGGACTTGAAGCCGTTGGTTGGTGCACAGATGGGTATGGGCCGGAGCTTCTACGATCCTGAAAACTCAGACCAGACATCTGCCGTTGCACATCATCAATCATTTCTCGGCACTGGATACTCCTTGTCATCACAAAATCACTGCACTGCTGCTTCACATTCGTGATTGCATCCTTTagacaccaacaaaaaaaaNNNNNNNNNNNNNNNNNNNNNNNNNNNNNNNNNNNNNNNNNNNNNNNNNNNNNNNNNNNNNNNNNNNNNNNNNNNNNNNNNNNNNNNNNNNNNNNNNNNNNNNNNNNNNNNNNNNNNNNNNNNNNNNNNNNNNNNNNNNNNNNNNNNNNNNNNNNNNNNNNNNNNNNNNNNNNNNNNNNNNNNNNNNNNNNNNNNNNNNNNNNNNNNNNNNNNNNNNNNNNNNNNNNNNNNNNNNNNNNNNNNNNNNNNNNNNNNNNNNNNNNNNNNNNNNNNNNNNNNNNNNNNNNNNNNNNNNNNNNNNNNNNNNNNNNNNNNNNNNNNNNNNNNNNNNNNNNNNNNNNNNNNNNNNNNNNNNNNNNNNNNNNNNNNNNNNNNNTTGTTGCCATGATGGAGGTTGTTGCTGGGTCTGAGGAGGATACGGTTGTGGTGGCGCTTGGCCATGAGGAGTATGGTAAGGCGGAGGTGGACCGTAGGGTGGGATGGTGTAGCCAGGCCTTGACATTTGCTCAGGTGGTCTATAGTATGGTGCATGTGGGTGAGGATGAGATGGATTCTGAGTTTCTGGTGGAGGAGGCGGACTTGAAGCCGTTGGTTGGTGCACAGATGGGTATGGGCCGGAGCTTCTACGATCCTGAAAACTCAGACCAGACATCTGCCGTTGCACATCATCAATCATTTCTCGGCACTGGATACTCCTTGTCATCACAAAATCACTGCACTGCTGCTTCACATTCGTGATTGCATCCTTTagacaccaacaaaaaaaatgtctcaAATTGCAGGAAAGTTATTTCTCATCCTCAATGGAATGTAAAATCAGAATGGACGAGAGCCATCCAGAGAAGTGGCATAATGTAGACAAGCATAGACAGTGAAGAGCTGGCTACTATTGTATATAGAGAAAAGAAACTCACTTGGAGAGTGACATAGAACTTCAGGCCCTCATTGATGTTCTCCTTGATCTCTCGATACTTCATTATGGCAGCTTGAATCTGCTTGTAGCACTTATCCTTGGATGCTGAATAACGAATAAACACAGTTTCAATGCCAAATGTGTCAGTTTATCATGGATTATGCTTTATTTCACATATAGCATGCTAAACATAAAGTACTTTGATCTATCATGCAAAACAGAAACTGCTTGCTCACCTTTATAATCTTCAAGATTGAAAAGAGTTGAGAACTCCTCATTTTGAGCCTATAACAAAGGAAGGAAACCAATTAGAAAGCAGTCGGTTTCTGAGACGCGATCATTTCAGCCCCATAAGAAGCTAGCAAACTCAATTTGCTTGGATATTGATTACAATCACCATATGCCTTTTGGTTATCAGAAAAGATAAAACCATAATGATATATTAAATACGATGGCAAAAGAGGTAGACCTGAATTTGCATCAGTAATTGTTCTTGAACTTCAATGTTTTGGGAAATATCTTCACAAATGTGATCATACTTTGATATCTCTTTCCTGAACATATCTTCATAGGAGCCTGTAATTGTCATCAGCTTTGGCAGTATGTCATCCTAAAACCAAGTATCAAGTAAAAGCCTAATGAGTATTTGTCTCCAATATCATACAGTAATCATGAACAACAATGATGACTAATCAATAGAGAgaatttacttttcttttcatgtcTTTGAGCATGTCTTCAAGACCTGCCCGCTGAGCACCAAGATTTTCCAGTTGCCTCTGTGCAAAAAGGGAAGCAAAAATGTGAGGATAGTAATTCGTATAACCACTTTTCAAATCCCTCCTAAAAGTATATACTCGCAGcttccaaaagagagagagaataccAGACTCTGCTTCAGAGTTCCCACAATAGCATCCTCTGTTGCGTCCAGAGACATTATTGGCCTAGCTAGAGTTGGGATAGCAGACTCTATCTGatgatgaaaaccaaaaaccataacGTCTACGAATTAGTATACAGATTTCGGTTTGTTAGCTTGTACCCAAAGATTTCAGGTACTAGGATAGCCTAAATAAATACCCCTAATAGACAACTTCAGACAGTAGTTTGTACCTAAGAGGAGAAATATACTAGCGTATACAAAAAATAGGAAGTACTTACCGGCCGTCGATCAAGAATAGACATGAGGGCGAAATTATCTCTCACGGATCGCTCAATCTTCACATCACTTTCTCCAGCTTGTTTCAAATTGGCTGCAAACCGATTAAGCCTATCTTGCAAGTTCTTAGTCAGTGTGCTAGATTGAGGCCTAGTCCACCGAGTCCCAAATTGACTTCTGAACTGAGAGTCTTCAGTTGCTTCTTTCTGCAAAAGCTCTTCGGTGTGCACCAACAGTTCCTGATTAACCCTCTTCAAATCCC from Camelina sativa cultivar DH55 chromosome 3, Cs, whole genome shotgun sequence includes:
- the LOC104773889 gene encoding probable S-adenosylmethionine-dependent methyltransferase At5g38780; this encodes MNGGDGASSYARNSSYQRGAIEAAEALLRKGINRRLDITDHSYSYFTIADFGCSSGPNTILAVDIIIQALDDKFSSSLPNNTTPQFQVYFNDVSHTDFNALFALLPPQGPYFAAGVPGSFYGNLFPKAHLNLAYSSCALCWLSDLPPELTDTSSPAYNRGKIHYTGASAEVARAYSCQYRKDINLFLHARSQELAENGLMALIVPGVPDGFLDCQEASTGSEFDLLGSCLMDMAREGRIKEEEVDSFNLPIYYSTPKELEDIIKSNGELKIDKIETLGSIGAQGTMPDLESRVLYLRAVLEGLVRTHFGHQILDDLFDRYALKLAHSSFILQPQTHRSIMIFALLSRCYDI
- the LOC109132213 gene encoding early nodulin-75-like, producing MTRSIQCREMIDDVQRQMSGLSFQDRRSSGPYPSVHQPTASSPPPPPETQNPSHPHPHAPYYRPPEQMSRPGYTIPPYGPPPPYHTPHGQAPPQPYPPQTQQQPPSWQQGSYYDHQGQQPRPPYPGQSPYPPPHQGGGYYRQ